ATCTATTTTTGTTTTGCCATTATCCAAGTGTACTCTGGCTACATATCCTCCTTTTTTAGCTTTATTAACATAAATTATTCCCCTTTCACTCATTTCCAGCCTCCTCCTCTATTAGCCCTTCTGCAAATCTTTTGAGCCAGTTAAAAAATGCTAGAACTTCAATAGTAACTGTACGATATTCCACAGAATCAAGAGATATGATTTTCTCTACTAGGTCATCATCTTTACCAATATTCAGTAATCTCTTATTATCGTTCTTCAGCCAATCTTTCGTCTGGTTGTAGATCAATTGATAAGCGTATCCTGCTTTCTTTTTATCACTAGTGCTTTTTGATTTGATAAATGCAAAAGTTGCCCCAAGTCCATTCGTCTTTATTAGCATAGGAATTTTCTTAACATAGGATTTATATTCTTTCCTCTTTTCAATTTCACTTCCCTTTTTTGCACAATCATAAGCGAACTTTGCCCGTCCCTGCTCCAGACCTTTCATCGTGCTTACCTTGCTTCTATTATCTGGCATTTTCATCTCTCCACACCTTTGTTCTTACTATACCTTTACCAATGGTTGCGTTGCCGCCTATCTGAATTACCTCAGGCAGTCCGTTGGTGAAATACTCCATTACCAGCTCTTCTTCGACTTTACCGTTTTGAGCAAAAATACCCTTATCTTCCTCCTTGAATATCGGGGTTGCCAATGCCAGAGAGTAAAGAATGCTTTCGCTTGGCAGATATTCCTCTGTAAATAGAGCACCAGTCTGAACAGTTCCAGTTTTGTTATTGATTTTCGTTCTCGTTATGACTTCTGTAGAAAGATTTACAAAATCCCGGAAATCAGCGTCTGGCAATACTAAAACGTCTTTCTTTATCTTCTCCCGCAAGTAACTATATTCATTTCCATCTGGGATCACATTCTTTGAAAGCCATTCAGCGAAATTTGAACATGTGTCATTCCCGTTAGTGTCTTTGGTTATTTCAAAAGTGTATTCCTCAAGCACGATTTTGTTGTCCTTGATAAATAACTGGCAATCTTTCGGTGCGGTTTTTTCATCTGGTCTGTCAGGAATATCCGTTTCCTTTATTCTTGCAAGTTCAAGGTCACGCTTAAGTCTATCTAAAACCTTAGGGCATGTAATCCATGCAAAAACGCCTTTCATAGATTTTACAGGAAACAGCAACAAACGGGCATCTGTAAAGCCCAATGCACCAGCATGGGCATCTCCTT
The sequence above is a segment of the archaeon BMS3Bbin15 genome. Coding sequences within it:
- the cmr5 gene encoding CRISPR system Cmr subunit Cmr5 translates to MPDNRSKVSTMKGLEQGRAKFAYDCAKKGSEIEKRKEYKSYVKKIPMLIKTNGLGATFAFIKSKSTSDKKKAGYAYQLIYNQTKDWLKNDNKRLLNIGKDDDLVEKIISLDSVEYRTVTIEVLAFFNWLKRFAEGLIEEEAGNE
- a CDS encoding RAMP superfamily protein yields the protein MYKIAKPFFMVVETPLHAGSGTELGIVDMPIQRERHTDFPKVEASGLKGSIRSAFDNETEEITVGNKKVDGSNRKDTISLAFGPEEGDAHAGALGFTDARLLLFPVKSMKGVFAWITCPKVLDRLKRDLELARIKETDIPDRPDEKTAPKDCQLFIKDNKIVLEEYTFEITKDTNGNDTCSNFAEWLSKNVIPDGNEYSYLREKIKKDVLVLPDADFRDFVNLSTEVITRTKINNKTGTVQTGALFTEEYLPSESILYSLALATPIFKEEDKGIFAQNGKVEEELVMEYFTNGLPEVIQIGGNATIGKGIVRTKVWRDENAR